The Gasterosteus aculeatus chromosome 8, fGasAcu3.hap1.1, whole genome shotgun sequence genome has a window encoding:
- the LOC120823386 gene encoding granzyme B isoform X2, producing the protein MLARRELLTLTLALTLAGRGDAGGIVGGHEAAPHTRPYMALLELHMHNGQHRRCGGFLLSEDFVMTAAHCRAKSHKVFLGVHDVHGKGIQVLSVAQTFQHQDYNATDFRNDMMLLKLSSKAIFNKNVAPIALADEGNVSWPKTCLVSGWGKTETGKNSVVSSKLMEVKVKLISFRPCDESNFYCSEGEKGPIQGDSGGPLVCEDGKAYGVFSNVFEPKSKDPAIYCFVKIPLYRTWIDGTMKKARGGSGSRDD; encoded by the exons ATGCTCGCCCGCCGCGAGCTGCTCACGCTGACTCTCGCGCTGACGCTCGCTGGTCGAG gcgacGCAGGTGGAATCGTCGGGGGCCACGAGGCGGCGCCGCACACGCGGCCCTACATGGCGCTGCTGGAGCTGCACATGCACAACGGCCAGCACAGAAGATGCGGCGGCTTCCTCCTCAGCGAGGACTTTGTGATGACCGCGGCCCACTGCCGAGCCAA GTCCCACAAGGTCTTCCTGGGAGTCCACGACGTCCACGGTAAAGGAATACAGGTCCTGTCTGTTGCGCAAACGTTCCAGCACCAGGACTACAACGCGACTGATTTCAGAAATGACATGATGCTTCTCAAG TTGAGCTCCAAAGCGATTTTCAACAAAAACGTGGCACCCATTGCTCTCGCAGACGAAGGGAACGTCTCTTGGCCAAAGACCTGCCTGGTGTCCGGCTggggaaaaacagaaacagggAAAAACTCCGTGGTGTCTTCTAAACTCATGGAGGTCAAGGTCAAACTAATTTCCTTCCGGCCGTGTGACGAGTCCAACTTTTACTGCTCCGAGGGAGAAAAAGGACCAATCCAA GGAGACTCTGGTGGGCCGctggtctgtgaggacggaAAGGCGTACGGTGTCTTCTCCAACGTGTTCGAGCCAAAGTCGAAGGACCCCGCCATCTACTGTTTTGTTAAGATCCCTCTCTACAGAACTTGGATCGATGGCACCATGAAGAAGGCGCGCGGAGGCTCCGGTTCACGCGACGACTGA
- the LOC120823386 gene encoding mast cell protease 2 isoform X1, producing the protein MFSAVSCSGDGRHQDSDEDGSSTWPDVTSKSAAPVRNGDAGGIVGGHEAAPHTRPYMALLELHMHNGQHRRCGGFLLSEDFVMTAAHCRAKSHKVFLGVHDVHGKGIQVLSVAQTFQHQDYNATDFRNDMMLLKLSSKAIFNKNVAPIALADEGNVSWPKTCLVSGWGKTETGKNSVVSSKLMEVKVKLISFRPCDESNFYCSEGEKGPIQGDSGGPLVCEDGKAYGVFSNVFEPKSKDPAIYCFVKIPLYRTWIDGTMKKARGGSGSRDD; encoded by the exons ATGTTCTCTGCGGTTTCCTGCTCAGGCGACGGTCGACATCAAGATAGCGACGAGGACGGCAGCTCGACGTGGCCTGATGTCACATCCAAGAGCGCGGCTCCCGTGAGAAATG gcgacGCAGGTGGAATCGTCGGGGGCCACGAGGCGGCGCCGCACACGCGGCCCTACATGGCGCTGCTGGAGCTGCACATGCACAACGGCCAGCACAGAAGATGCGGCGGCTTCCTCCTCAGCGAGGACTTTGTGATGACCGCGGCCCACTGCCGAGCCAA GTCCCACAAGGTCTTCCTGGGAGTCCACGACGTCCACGGTAAAGGAATACAGGTCCTGTCTGTTGCGCAAACGTTCCAGCACCAGGACTACAACGCGACTGATTTCAGAAATGACATGATGCTTCTCAAG TTGAGCTCCAAAGCGATTTTCAACAAAAACGTGGCACCCATTGCTCTCGCAGACGAAGGGAACGTCTCTTGGCCAAAGACCTGCCTGGTGTCCGGCTggggaaaaacagaaacagggAAAAACTCCGTGGTGTCTTCTAAACTCATGGAGGTCAAGGTCAAACTAATTTCCTTCCGGCCGTGTGACGAGTCCAACTTTTACTGCTCCGAGGGAGAAAAAGGACCAATCCAA GGAGACTCTGGTGGGCCGctggtctgtgaggacggaAAGGCGTACGGTGTCTTCTCCAACGTGTTCGAGCCAAAGTCGAAGGACCCCGCCATCTACTGTTTTGTTAAGATCCCTCTCTACAGAACTTGGATCGATGGCACCATGAAGAAGGCGCGCGGAGGCTCCGGTTCACGCGACGACTGA